The following are from one region of the Gossypium hirsutum isolate 1008001.06 chromosome D03, Gossypium_hirsutum_v2.1, whole genome shotgun sequence genome:
- the LOC107909460 gene encoding 26S proteasome non-ATPase regulatory subunit 4 homolog isoform X2 translates to MVLEATMICIDNSEWMRNGDYGPSRFQAQADAVNLICGAKTQSNPENTVGVLTMAGKGVRVLVTPTSDLGKILACMHGLEIGGEMNLAAGIQVAQLALKHRQNKKQQQRIIVFAGSPVKHEKKTLEMIGKKLKKNSVTLDIVNFGEDDEGKTEKLEALLAAVNNNDTSHIVHIPAGPNALSDVLLSTPIFTGDGEGGSGFAASAAAAAAGGISGFEFGVDPNLDPELALALRVSMEEERARQEAAAKKAAEESSKQEKGGEEQDATMTERASEGASEADNKKNEFLALAMSMDEPASSHDLQDTEMSDAATEDPELALALQLSVQDSAKDSSSQADMSKLLADQSFVSSILASLPGVDPNDPSVKEVLASMQSQSEPQQKQDEDKAPKEEDKK, encoded by the exons GCAACGATGATCTGTATTGATAATTCGGAGTGGATGCGGAATGGTGATTACGGTCCTTCTCGATTTCAGGCTCAAGCCGATGCTGTTAACCTTATTTGTGGAGCTAAAACTCAG TCTAATCCAGAGAATACAGTGGGAGTTTTAACAATGGCAGGCAAAGGTGTTCGTGTTTTGGTCACTCCCACAAGTGATCTTGGCAAAATCTTAGCTTGCATGCACG GCTTAGAAATAGGTGGTGAAATGAACTTGGCAGCTGGGATTCAAGTGGCTCAATTGGCGCTTAAGCATCGGCAAAATAAAAAGCAGCAGCAAAGGATTATTGTCTTTGCTGgaag CCCTGTCAAACATGAGAAGAAGACATTGGAGATGATTGgaaagaagttgaaaaagaaCAGTGTAACGCTTGATATTGTAAATTTCGGTGAAGATGATGAAGGGAAGACAGAGAAGCTCGAAGCGCTTCTTGCTGCTGTTAACAATAATGATACTAGTCACATCGTTCATATTCCTGCTGGTCCTAATGCTCTCTCTGATGTACTTCTAAG TACACCCATCTTCACTGGGGACGGGGAAGGTGGAAGTGGTTTTGCAGCTTCGGCAGCAGCAGCTGCAGCTGGTGGCATCTCTGGTTTTGAGTTCGGCGTGGATCCCAACCTTGATCCTGAACTGGCCCTTGCTCTTAGAGTTTCAATGGAAGAGGAGAGAGCCAGGCAAGAAGCTGCTGCTAAAAAGGCAGCAGAAGAGTCATCAAAACAAGAAAAGGGTGGGGAAGAACAGGATGCGACAATGACAGAACGTGCTAGTGAGGGAGCTTCAGAAGCTGATaataagaaaaatgaatttttg GCTCTTGCAATGTCGATGGATGAGCCTGCCTCCAGCCATGATTTACAGGATACTGAGATGTCAGATGCAGCTACTGAGGATCCAGAGCTGGCATTAG CTCTTCAATTATCCGTGCAAGACAGTGCAAAAGATTCATCTAGTCAGGCAGATATGAGTAAGTTATTGGCAGACCAGTCATTCGTATCCTCCATCCTTGCATCG CTTCCCGGGGTAGATCCAAACGATCCTTCAGTTAAGGAGGTGCTTGCTTCCATGCAAAGCCAATCTGAG CCCCAGCAGAAGCAAGATGAGGACAAGGCACCAAAGGAGGAAGACAAGAAGTGA
- the LOC107909460 gene encoding 26S proteasome non-ATPase regulatory subunit 4 homolog isoform X1 translates to MVLEATMICIDNSEWMRNGDYGPSRFQAQADAVNLICGAKTQSNPENTVGVLTMAGKGVRVLVTPTSDLGKILACMHGLEIGGEMNLAAGIQVAQLALKHRQNKKQQQRIIVFAGSPVKHEKKTLEMIGKKLKKNSVTLDIVNFGEDDEGKTEKLEALLAAVNNNDTSHIVHIPAGPNALSDVLLSTPIFTGDGEGGSGFAASAAAAAAGGISGFEFGVDPNLDPELALALRVSMEEERARQEAAAKKAAEESSKQEKGGEEQDATMTERASEGASEADNKKNEFLQALAMSMDEPASSHDLQDTEMSDAATEDPELALALQLSVQDSAKDSSSQADMSKLLADQSFVSSILASLPGVDPNDPSVKEVLASMQSQSEPQQKQDEDKAPKEEDKK, encoded by the exons GCAACGATGATCTGTATTGATAATTCGGAGTGGATGCGGAATGGTGATTACGGTCCTTCTCGATTTCAGGCTCAAGCCGATGCTGTTAACCTTATTTGTGGAGCTAAAACTCAG TCTAATCCAGAGAATACAGTGGGAGTTTTAACAATGGCAGGCAAAGGTGTTCGTGTTTTGGTCACTCCCACAAGTGATCTTGGCAAAATCTTAGCTTGCATGCACG GCTTAGAAATAGGTGGTGAAATGAACTTGGCAGCTGGGATTCAAGTGGCTCAATTGGCGCTTAAGCATCGGCAAAATAAAAAGCAGCAGCAAAGGATTATTGTCTTTGCTGgaag CCCTGTCAAACATGAGAAGAAGACATTGGAGATGATTGgaaagaagttgaaaaagaaCAGTGTAACGCTTGATATTGTAAATTTCGGTGAAGATGATGAAGGGAAGACAGAGAAGCTCGAAGCGCTTCTTGCTGCTGTTAACAATAATGATACTAGTCACATCGTTCATATTCCTGCTGGTCCTAATGCTCTCTCTGATGTACTTCTAAG TACACCCATCTTCACTGGGGACGGGGAAGGTGGAAGTGGTTTTGCAGCTTCGGCAGCAGCAGCTGCAGCTGGTGGCATCTCTGGTTTTGAGTTCGGCGTGGATCCCAACCTTGATCCTGAACTGGCCCTTGCTCTTAGAGTTTCAATGGAAGAGGAGAGAGCCAGGCAAGAAGCTGCTGCTAAAAAGGCAGCAGAAGAGTCATCAAAACAAGAAAAGGGTGGGGAAGAACAGGATGCGACAATGACAGAACGTGCTAGTGAGGGAGCTTCAGAAGCTGATaataagaaaaatgaatttttg CAGGCTCTTGCAATGTCGATGGATGAGCCTGCCTCCAGCCATGATTTACAGGATACTGAGATGTCAGATGCAGCTACTGAGGATCCAGAGCTGGCATTAG CTCTTCAATTATCCGTGCAAGACAGTGCAAAAGATTCATCTAGTCAGGCAGATATGAGTAAGTTATTGGCAGACCAGTCATTCGTATCCTCCATCCTTGCATCG CTTCCCGGGGTAGATCCAAACGATCCTTCAGTTAAGGAGGTGCTTGCTTCCATGCAAAGCCAATCTGAG CCCCAGCAGAAGCAAGATGAGGACAAGGCACCAAAGGAGGAAGACAAGAAGTGA